The proteins below are encoded in one region of Acidithiobacillus ferrooxidans ATCC 23270:
- a CDS encoding MBL fold metallo-hydrolase, with protein sequence MEMQFYGAAGGVTGSCHFLRVGDKKLLIDCGMFQGGHDLEEENRTEFGFDAKDIDYLLLTHAHLDHCGRIPLLVKRGFRGEIITTSATRELARLVLMDAAGLAAEEARRSNRRHLRQGGAESAPIYDITDVLDTMDRFGRSADYGQKMEVCPGVNATFGDAGHILGSAWILVEASEAGRQQRIVYSGDLGNRGKPIINPPTPAPQADVIVMETTYGDRLHKAIGPSVDELRDAILDTLKRGGNAIIPTFALERAQDLLYYLREMMNDNQIPANLPVFLDSPMAISATEIFRRHPECFNPGTREGLQHGADPFALRNLHFTRETSESMGINLIKGGALIMAGSGMATGGRVTHHLRHNIWREDSSVIFVGYAAQGTLARRIIDGAKTVRIFGEEVHVAASIYTIGGFSAHADHDELLAWYGDQRPTRTVLVHGEDNGREGIAKVLRARGLQVDCPVIGDRYSL encoded by the coding sequence ATGGAAATGCAATTTTATGGTGCGGCGGGAGGGGTTACCGGGTCCTGTCATTTTCTTCGCGTGGGCGATAAAAAGCTGCTCATCGACTGCGGCATGTTTCAGGGCGGGCATGACCTGGAAGAAGAAAATCGCACCGAATTCGGCTTTGACGCCAAGGATATCGACTATCTGCTGCTGACCCATGCCCATCTCGATCACTGCGGGCGCATTCCGTTGCTGGTCAAACGCGGCTTTCGCGGCGAGATCATCACCACGTCAGCCACCCGCGAACTGGCGCGGCTGGTGCTCATGGATGCGGCGGGGCTGGCGGCGGAAGAGGCGCGGCGCTCCAACCGACGTCACCTGCGTCAGGGGGGGGCCGAATCGGCGCCCATCTATGACATCACCGACGTCCTCGATACCATGGATCGCTTCGGACGCAGCGCGGATTACGGACAAAAAATGGAGGTCTGCCCCGGCGTCAACGCGACTTTCGGAGATGCAGGTCATATCCTTGGCTCCGCCTGGATACTGGTAGAAGCCAGCGAAGCGGGCAGGCAGCAGCGCATCGTCTACTCCGGCGATCTGGGCAACCGCGGCAAGCCGATCATCAACCCGCCCACCCCCGCCCCCCAAGCGGACGTCATCGTCATGGAAACCACCTATGGCGACCGCCTGCACAAGGCCATCGGACCCTCGGTGGACGAGTTGCGCGATGCCATCCTCGACACCCTGAAACGTGGTGGCAATGCCATCATCCCCACCTTCGCCCTGGAGCGCGCGCAGGATTTGCTGTATTACCTGCGGGAAATGATGAATGACAACCAGATTCCCGCCAACCTGCCGGTTTTTCTCGATTCGCCCATGGCCATTTCGGCTACGGAGATTTTTCGCCGTCACCCGGAGTGCTTCAACCCCGGTACCCGCGAAGGCCTGCAGCACGGCGCCGACCCCTTCGCCCTGCGCAACCTCCATTTCACCCGCGAAACCAGCGAATCCATGGGCATCAACCTGATCAAGGGCGGTGCCCTGATCATGGCGGGATCGGGCATGGCGACCGGAGGGCGGGTCACCCACCATCTCCGGCATAACATCTGGCGTGAGGACAGCAGCGTGATCTTCGTCGGTTATGCCGCCCAGGGGACGCTGGCGCGACGCATCATCGACGGGGCCAAAACCGTGCGGATATTTGGTGAAGAAGTGCATGTCGCCGCCAGCATCTACACCATCGGCGGTTTCTCGGCCCATGCCGACCACGATGAACTTCTCGCCTGGTATGGTGACCAACGCCCGACACGCACCGTTCTCGTCCATGGTGAGGACAACGGCCGGGAGGGCATCGCCAAGGTACTGCGGGCGCGGGGTTTGCAGGTGGATTGTCCGGTCATTGGCGATCGTTATTCCCTCTAA
- a CDS encoding YadA family autotransporter adhesin: protein MSTFRKKILFVAVSGTFAISMAGGGTADASTVQGGVGLVAALTQTLGLGSAVTQYGDSNNIASGPGSAAGTNDTAVGVNATSTGTNSVALGYNSSDGGQNNVVAVGSATQQRKIINVAPGTLSQTSTDAVNGSQLYATDQQQLTNTSNISNLQNQQKIDQTNISHLQSTVSNISNLTSVAGDLTAIKQQQQTDMSNIAVNTSDISNLKGQQGTDVTNISNLQKQQATDVSNIANNTSNIASNTSNIAVNTSDISNLKGQQGTDVTNISNLQKQQATDVSNIANNTSNISNLSNVVGGLTSTAVDLTKIKKQQATDVTNIASNTSNIASNTSDISNLKNQQGTDVTNISNLQKQQATDVSNIAGNTTNIASNTSDISNLKNQQGTDVTNISNLQKQQATDVSNIAGNTTNIASNTSDISNLKNQQGTDVTNIASNTKDIKNIKTQQATDVSNIASNTTNIASNTSDISNLKTQQGTDVTNIASNTNDIKNVKTQQATDVSNIAMNTSNISQLQTIVNGKVATCQVVNGGLQCTYAQAKGTNDVAAGNGALANGTSSIAIGTNATATYNGAVAIGDGARAVADPATAIGANAQANANNSTAIGANSTANGINSVALGQGSTANRANSVSVGNASTGLTRQITNVAPGTTPNDVATVGQLQGAVGQAQHYAAQVGSVNAAALNAAASAASGQGPNTVAGGYGEYDGQSAFAFTYQHRFNCNWQALLTVGSNGSGKNTEVGAGASYSW, encoded by the coding sequence ATGTCGACTTTCAGAAAAAAAATCCTATTCGTGGCCGTATCCGGCACCTTTGCAATATCCATGGCGGGGGGGGGCACGGCGGATGCAAGCACCGTCCAAGGTGGTGTCGGCCTGGTGGCGGCCCTCACCCAAACCCTGGGACTCGGTTCGGCGGTCACCCAGTACGGTGACAGCAACAATATCGCATCGGGACCCGGCAGTGCCGCCGGTACCAATGATACGGCCGTGGGCGTGAATGCGACGTCCACCGGCACCAACTCCGTGGCCCTCGGCTACAACAGCAGCGATGGTGGGCAAAACAACGTCGTAGCGGTGGGTAGCGCCACCCAGCAGCGCAAGATCATCAACGTGGCGCCGGGCACCCTGAGCCAGACCAGCACGGATGCGGTCAACGGCAGCCAGTTGTATGCCACAGACCAACAGCAACTGACCAATACCAGCAATATCAGCAATCTCCAGAATCAGCAGAAGATCGATCAAACCAATATTTCCCACTTGCAATCGACGGTCAGCAATATCAGCAACCTGACCTCGGTGGCCGGTGACCTCACCGCCATCAAGCAGCAGCAGCAGACGGATATGAGCAATATTGCCGTCAACACTTCCGACATCAGCAACCTCAAGGGTCAGCAGGGCACCGACGTCACCAACATCAGCAACCTGCAGAAACAGCAGGCCACCGACGTCAGCAATATCGCCAACAATACCAGCAACATTGCCAGCAATACCTCCAATATTGCCGTCAACACTTCCGACATCAGCAACCTCAAGGGTCAGCAGGGCACCGACGTCACCAACATCAGCAACCTGCAGAAACAGCAGGCCACCGACGTCAGCAACATCGCCAACAATACCAGCAACATCAGCAATCTGAGCAACGTGGTCGGGGGCTTGACGTCAACGGCAGTCGATCTCACCAAAATCAAAAAACAGCAAGCCACCGATGTCACCAATATCGCCAGCAACACCAGCAACATCGCCAGCAATACCTCGGACATCAGCAACCTGAAAAATCAGCAGGGCACCGACGTCACCAACATCAGCAACCTGCAGAAACAACAGGCCACCGACGTCAGCAACATCGCCGGCAACACCACCAATATCGCCAGCAACACCTCCGACATCAGCAACCTGAAAAATCAGCAGGGCACCGACGTCACCAACATCAGCAACCTGCAGAAACAACAGGCCACCGACGTCAGCAACATCGCCGGCAACACCACCAATATCGCCAGCAACACCTCCGACATCAGCAACCTGAAAAATCAGCAGGGCACCGACGTCACCAATATCGCCAGCAACACCAAAGACATCAAGAACATCAAGACGCAACAGGCTACCGACGTCAGCAACATCGCCAGTAACACCACCAATATCGCCAGCAACACCTCCGACATCAGCAACCTGAAAACCCAGCAGGGTACCGACGTCACCAATATCGCCAGCAACACCAACGACATCAAGAACGTCAAGACGCAACAGGCTACCGACGTCAGCAACATCGCCATGAACACCAGCAATATCAGCCAGTTGCAAACCATCGTCAACGGCAAAGTCGCCACCTGTCAGGTCGTCAACGGCGGCCTGCAGTGCACCTACGCCCAGGCCAAGGGTACGAACGACGTGGCAGCAGGAAACGGGGCGCTCGCCAACGGCACCAGCAGTATCGCCATCGGTACCAACGCCACGGCAACCTACAACGGCGCGGTAGCCATCGGTGATGGTGCCCGGGCGGTGGCCGATCCCGCGACAGCCATTGGTGCCAACGCTCAGGCCAATGCCAACAATAGTACGGCTATCGGTGCCAACAGCACGGCCAACGGGATCAATTCCGTTGCCCTGGGACAAGGTTCCACCGCCAATCGCGCCAATTCCGTTTCCGTGGGCAACGCCTCTACCGGGCTGACGCGACAGATCACCAATGTGGCCCCCGGCACCACACCCAATGATGTGGCCACCGTCGGTCAGTTGCAGGGTGCCGTCGGGCAGGCGCAGCATTACGCGGCCCAAGTGGGCTCCGTCAATGCCGCAGCCCTGAACGCCGCCGCATCCGCCGCATCCGGTCAGGGACCCAACACGGTGGCCGGCGGTTATGGTGAGTACGATGGACAGAGCGCATTCGCGTTTACATATCAGCACCGCTTCAACTGCAACTGGCAGGCGCTGTTGACGGTGGGCAGCAACGGTTCGGGCAAAAATACCGAAGTGGGCGCGGGAGCGTCCTACAGTTGGTAA
- a CDS encoding DUF29 family protein, producing MLNRFMLKSALRALIMQLLKMYVDSRFDTPETIAAIQAARRKIHDLQEMLPDLRSEIPALVSAIWNDAITDFLLEHDDSISLDMNRCPWSLEQILSNWLPRWSMVQRVIGVRDMNGTDGDYPEDEQVLRNLLASDPRHAQAWCNLAVMYMGRQRNAEAERLFKQSLAIDPDYPEGLLNYAVLLENLERRDEAEKALRRAVEIRPDYYKAFTNLGYVLNQLERYEEAEVMLRRALEINPDYTVALLNISLPLHKRKDFAESEQFLRRAMNIDPHYEEAALNLFVCLYGLEKHVEAEAFLRRFITDNPGSSEAMSKLGIFLFHQGRPAESEVWLRRAYEVSGGAPEAAFDLSSYLLLYGHYQEGFALYESRFDVRSNNNVRRFSEAQWDGSPLDGRRILIYTEQGFGDLFQCVRYVPLIKARGGRVILEARPEVLRLFQQVDGADEVFVRGEPYPAHDTYCPIMSLPHVMGTSLDTVPGRVPYLRVPVELQESWREKLAQIGGLRVGIVWAGNPLHKNDESRSLPLAALAPLAEIPGVSLLSLQKGHGERQLQEVSFAVTPFGDQVQDFADSGAILQQLDVLISVDTSVAHLAGALGVNTYLLLPNSPDWRWLLDRDDTPWYPGMRLFRQAKAGVWDDVLASVAESVRSLSAARR from the coding sequence ATGTTGAATCGGTTTATGCTTAAAAGCGCGCTGCGTGCGCTCATCATGCAGTTGCTGAAAATGTACGTTGACAGCCGTTTCGACACCCCTGAAACCATTGCCGCCATTCAGGCGGCGCGGCGGAAGATTCACGACCTCCAGGAAATGCTACCAGACTTACGGAGTGAAATCCCGGCGCTGGTGTCCGCCATCTGGAATGACGCAATAACGGATTTCCTGCTGGAACACGATGATAGCATATCCCTGGATATGAACCGCTGTCCGTGGAGTCTGGAACAGATATTATCCAACTGGCTGCCGCGCTGGTCGATGGTTCAGCGCGTGATCGGCGTGCGGGATATGAATGGTACGGATGGGGACTATCCGGAAGACGAGCAGGTGTTGCGCAACCTGTTGGCGTCCGATCCGCGACACGCCCAGGCCTGGTGCAATCTCGCGGTGATGTATATGGGCAGACAACGCAATGCGGAAGCAGAACGCCTGTTTAAGCAATCTCTCGCGATAGACCCGGACTATCCTGAGGGCCTGCTGAATTACGCCGTACTGCTGGAGAATCTCGAACGCCGGGACGAGGCCGAAAAGGCACTGCGCCGTGCCGTGGAAATCCGCCCGGATTACTACAAGGCATTTACCAATCTCGGTTATGTGCTTAACCAGTTGGAGCGGTATGAAGAAGCCGAGGTGATGCTGCGGCGCGCTTTGGAGATTAATCCCGACTATACGGTAGCATTGCTGAACATTTCTCTACCACTGCATAAACGCAAGGACTTTGCGGAATCCGAGCAGTTTTTGCGGAGGGCGATGAATATTGATCCCCATTATGAAGAAGCCGCGCTCAATCTTTTTGTCTGTTTATACGGGCTGGAAAAACATGTCGAGGCAGAGGCGTTCCTGCGCCGATTCATCACGGATAATCCGGGATCTTCGGAGGCGATGAGCAAACTGGGGATATTTTTATTTCATCAGGGCCGACCTGCGGAATCCGAGGTCTGGTTACGGCGCGCTTATGAAGTCTCCGGCGGCGCACCGGAAGCGGCCTTCGATCTGTCATCCTATCTGCTTTTATATGGTCATTATCAGGAGGGATTCGCATTATATGAGAGCCGTTTCGATGTGCGCTCCAATAATAACGTGCGGCGTTTTTCGGAAGCGCAGTGGGACGGTTCACCGCTGGACGGAAGGCGTATCCTGATCTATACGGAGCAGGGCTTCGGCGATCTGTTTCAGTGTGTGCGCTATGTTCCTTTGATAAAAGCCCGTGGCGGAAGGGTCATTCTGGAGGCGAGACCGGAAGTGCTGCGGCTTTTCCAGCAAGTGGACGGCGCGGATGAGGTGTTCGTGCGGGGCGAGCCGTATCCTGCCCATGACACCTACTGCCCCATCATGAGTCTGCCCCACGTCATGGGCACCAGCCTGGACACGGTGCCGGGCCGGGTGCCCTATCTCCGCGTGCCGGTGGAACTGCAGGAGTCGTGGCGCGAGAAGCTTGCGCAGATCGGTGGCCTGCGGGTCGGCATCGTCTGGGCGGGGAATCCTTTGCACAAAAATGACGAAAGCCGGTCACTGCCGTTGGCGGCGCTGGCGCCCCTGGCGGAGATTCCGGGAGTCAGTCTGCTGTCGCTGCAAAAGGGCCATGGTGAACGGCAACTACAGGAGGTTTCTTTTGCCGTCACCCCGTTTGGCGACCAGGTTCAGGACTTTGCCGACAGTGGCGCCATCCTCCAGCAACTCGATGTACTGATTTCAGTGGACACCTCGGTGGCGCATCTGGCCGGCGCCCTGGGCGTCAACACCTATCTGCTGTTGCCGAATTCGCCGGACTGGCGCTGGTTGCTTGACCGGGACGACACCCCCTGGTATCCGGGTATGCGTCTGTTCCGGCAGGCCAAGGCGGGCGTATGGGATGATGTGCTCGCCTCGGTGGCGGAGTCTGTCCGATCTTTAAGCGCCGCCAGGAGATGA
- a CDS encoding DUF1841 family protein: protein MLYGTKRETYRQVFLDSWRAYQEGRALEGVQTRIVAIILRHPEYHALLGDAQQGLEQDFPPEQGRTNPYMHMSLHLGLEEMLALGQPAGIVDLFDRARRKLGEAGAEHLFVDCLGEMMWQAQRAGRAPELTTLLSCVRRSLGLPEMAG, encoded by the coding sequence ATGCTTTATGGCACTAAACGAGAAACATATCGACAGGTCTTTCTGGACAGTTGGCGGGCCTATCAGGAGGGCCGGGCGCTGGAAGGGGTGCAGACGCGGATTGTCGCCATCATTCTCCGCCATCCGGAATATCATGCCCTGCTCGGCGATGCACAGCAGGGACTGGAACAGGATTTCCCGCCCGAGCAGGGACGGACCAACCCCTATATGCACATGTCCCTGCATCTAGGGCTGGAGGAGATGTTGGCATTGGGACAGCCTGCGGGTATCGTGGACCTCTTCGACAGGGCGCGCCGCAAGCTGGGTGAAGCCGGCGCCGAACATCTTTTCGTGGACTGTCTGGGAGAGATGATGTGGCAGGCCCAACGCGCAGGACGCGCCCCGGAACTGACGACGTTGTTGTCTTGTGTGCGCCGTAGTCTGGGTTTACCGGAGATGGCGGGCTGA
- the glgA gene encoding glycogen synthase GlgA — MLRTLFVFSEMAPYSKTGGLADVGGALPVALGQLGVDTRVLVPYYGCPAMGEMDWRCTVSVPYTDETAELWSLTERPQILFLRYPPYYERDGGPYQNAQGEDWPDNDRRFALLNRVAVEIAQGRVSGLDWRPDIVHANDWQTGLIPYLLDLEARIGAARPPVLFTIHNLAYQGRFPPRAMASLHLPAADFHWLGTEHYGAFSFMKAGLAFSDQITTVSPTYAAEIQTSAFGMGLDGLLRSRSERLSGILNGIDTIHWNPGADPYLAAHYSPQHRLPGKALCKSQLQSSLGLYPEPGVFLLGMISRLVEQKGTDMVLDILPDLLRRGMQVVVLGSGDKSFERQLLEMAAAHPAQMATRIAFDEGLSHRIEAGVDAFLMPSRFEPCGLNQMYSLRYGTIPIVHRTGGLADTVTDADDFRHPLQRNGFVFDSPQSDALHHAVLRAEALFRQPALWSHLQDQAMAGDYSWQHSARAYLQLYYEVLVRHSGGGH; from the coding sequence ATGTTGCGAACACTTTTCGTATTTTCGGAGATGGCGCCCTATTCCAAGACGGGCGGCCTCGCGGATGTCGGCGGTGCCCTACCCGTGGCGTTGGGGCAGTTGGGCGTCGATACTCGCGTGCTGGTGCCTTACTACGGGTGTCCCGCCATGGGCGAGATGGACTGGCGTTGCACGGTCAGCGTGCCCTATACCGATGAAACGGCCGAGTTATGGTCGCTGACGGAGCGGCCGCAGATTCTTTTCCTACGCTATCCCCCTTACTATGAACGCGACGGCGGCCCTTACCAGAATGCGCAGGGCGAAGACTGGCCGGACAATGACCGGCGCTTTGCCCTGCTCAACCGGGTAGCCGTGGAAATTGCCCAGGGACGCGTGTCGGGGCTCGACTGGCGTCCGGACATTGTTCATGCCAACGACTGGCAGACCGGGCTGATACCTTACCTCCTCGATCTTGAAGCGCGCATCGGCGCCGCGCGGCCGCCGGTCCTTTTCACCATTCACAATCTGGCCTATCAGGGCCGCTTCCCGCCCCGCGCCATGGCGTCGCTGCACCTTCCCGCCGCGGATTTTCACTGGCTCGGCACCGAACACTACGGAGCCTTTTCCTTCATGAAGGCGGGCTTGGCGTTCAGCGACCAGATCACCACCGTCAGCCCCACCTATGCCGCAGAGATTCAGACCAGCGCCTTCGGTATGGGACTGGATGGTCTGCTCCGGTCCCGGTCTGAGCGTCTGTCGGGTATTCTCAACGGGATCGATACCATCCACTGGAACCCTGGGGCGGACCCCTATCTGGCCGCCCATTATTCGCCGCAGCACCGGCTGCCGGGCAAGGCCCTGTGCAAATCGCAACTGCAGAGCAGTCTCGGCCTCTATCCCGAACCCGGCGTATTCCTCCTCGGCATGATCAGCCGTCTGGTGGAACAGAAGGGGACGGATATGGTGCTCGACATTCTCCCGGACCTGTTACGCCGCGGCATGCAGGTGGTGGTGCTAGGCAGCGGCGACAAGTCCTTCGAGCGGCAACTGCTGGAGATGGCAGCGGCCCACCCCGCGCAAATGGCGACGCGCATTGCCTTCGACGAGGGGCTGTCCCATCGTATAGAGGCAGGCGTAGATGCCTTTCTCATGCCTTCCCGTTTCGAACCCTGCGGCCTGAACCAGATGTATAGCCTGCGCTACGGTACCATTCCTATCGTCCACCGCACCGGCGGGCTGGCCGACACGGTCACCGATGCCGACGACTTCCGCCACCCGCTGCAACGCAACGGCTTTGTGTTCGACAGCCCGCAAAGCGACGCCCTGCACCATGCCGTGCTGCGCGCGGAGGCGCTGTTCCGCCAGCCCGCGCTCTGGTCGCACCTGCAGGACCAGGCCATGGCGGGCGACTATAGCTGGCAGCATTCGGCACGCGCCTATCTCCAGCTATATTACGAGGTGCTGGTGCGGCACAGCGGCGGCGGCCACTGA
- a CDS encoding M3 family oligoendopeptidase produces the protein MMEGVNQTTTGAEQVHWRLEDLYAGVDDPRLAEDMRWANGAATRFAEAYRPGLGGLNAAQLAAALEQLEAIRQRIGRVGTFRYLSYVTHADQPAYGAALQAYEEAATAIQNQLIFFDIAWNAVDDARAGALLADPALAHWTHLLRNWRKYRDHLRSESEEQILSEKRVTGRGLWERLFDETLTEMRFPLRGKQMSEQEVLTLLSNPDRELRRDAAESLSKGLEGRLHTLTTCFNAVLADKSLDDRLRRYPHWLSERNLSNEISDGMVEALEQAVVGRYGLVARYYRLKAKLLNLSPLMDYDRYAPLPGGDRRYDWAECRRIVLAAVTDFSPELGGIGQRFFDEGWIDAALAPGKRGGAFAHPVTPDVHPYLMVNYTGTVRDVMTVAHELGHGIHQYLARGQGYLNADTPLTTAETASVFGEMLTFEQLMREEQDPRRRLGLLCGKIEDTFATVFRQMAMHRFEVVMHGARRAEGELSKDRLAELWMQTQTEQFADSIQFSPGYRWWWSYIPHFIGSPGYVYAYAFGELLTLALIQRYRAAPADFVPGYTAMLKLGGSKAPAEVVATTGIDLEDPEIWSRALDYMSGMVDEAEKLAGVR, from the coding sequence ATGATGGAGGGCGTAAATCAAACGACGACGGGCGCGGAGCAGGTACATTGGCGTCTGGAAGATCTCTATGCCGGGGTGGATGATCCGCGGCTGGCCGAGGACATGCGCTGGGCGAATGGCGCAGCGACGCGCTTTGCCGAAGCCTATCGTCCCGGTCTGGGGGGGCTGAATGCCGCGCAACTGGCGGCGGCCTTGGAGCAGTTGGAAGCCATCCGCCAACGCATCGGCCGGGTGGGTACCTTTCGTTACCTCAGCTATGTGACCCATGCCGATCAGCCGGCGTATGGCGCCGCCCTGCAAGCCTACGAGGAGGCGGCTACGGCCATTCAGAATCAACTGATCTTCTTCGATATCGCCTGGAACGCCGTGGACGATGCGAGGGCCGGTGCCCTGCTGGCCGATCCCGCGCTGGCACACTGGACGCATCTGCTGCGCAACTGGCGCAAGTACCGTGATCACCTGCGCAGTGAAAGCGAAGAGCAGATCCTGTCGGAAAAACGGGTGACCGGACGGGGGCTCTGGGAGCGGCTTTTTGATGAGACATTGACGGAAATGCGCTTTCCTCTGCGCGGCAAGCAGATGAGCGAGCAGGAGGTGTTGACACTGTTGTCCAATCCCGACCGGGAGTTGCGCCGGGATGCGGCAGAATCCCTCAGCAAAGGGCTGGAAGGGCGTTTGCATACCCTCACCACCTGTTTCAACGCCGTCCTTGCCGACAAGTCCCTGGATGACCGCCTGCGCCGCTATCCCCACTGGCTGAGCGAACGCAATCTCAGCAATGAAATCTCCGACGGCATGGTTGAGGCGCTGGAACAGGCCGTGGTCGGACGCTACGGCCTGGTGGCCCGCTATTACCGGCTCAAGGCCAAATTGCTGAACCTCTCGCCCTTGATGGATTATGACCGCTATGCGCCGTTGCCCGGCGGTGACCGGCGCTACGACTGGGCGGAGTGCCGACGCATCGTGCTGGCGGCGGTGACGGATTTTTCGCCGGAACTGGGGGGCATCGGCCAGCGCTTCTTCGACGAGGGCTGGATCGATGCAGCATTGGCGCCGGGCAAGCGGGGCGGTGCCTTCGCCCATCCGGTGACTCCCGACGTGCATCCCTACCTCATGGTCAACTATACCGGCACGGTGCGGGATGTGATGACGGTGGCCCACGAATTGGGGCACGGTATCCACCAGTATCTCGCCCGCGGGCAGGGTTACCTGAACGCCGATACCCCCCTGACCACCGCGGAAACGGCCTCCGTTTTTGGTGAAATGCTGACCTTCGAGCAGTTGATGCGTGAGGAGCAGGATCCCCGACGGCGTCTCGGCCTGCTCTGCGGCAAGATCGAGGATACCTTCGCCACGGTGTTCCGGCAGATGGCCATGCACCGCTTTGAGGTGGTGATGCATGGCGCTCGCCGTGCCGAGGGCGAGCTGAGCAAAGATCGCCTGGCGGAGCTGTGGATGCAAACCCAGACGGAGCAGTTTGCTGACAGTATCCAGTTCAGCCCTGGTTATCGCTGGTGGTGGAGCTATATTCCCCACTTCATCGGCTCACCGGGCTATGTGTATGCCTATGCCTTTGGGGAACTGCTGACGCTGGCGCTGATTCAGCGCTATCGGGCGGCTCCCGCCGACTTTGTGCCCGGTTATACCGCCATGCTGAAACTCGGTGGGAGCAAGGCGCCCGCCGAGGTGGTGGCGACAACGGGCATCGATCTGGAAGATCCGGAAATCTGGTCGCGGGCGCTGGATTACATGTCCGGGATGGTGGATGAAGCCGAGAAGCTGGCGGGGGTACGCTGA
- a CDS encoding 3-deoxy-D-manno-octulosonic acid transferase, translating to MDWCERFKEFRDRNRCIVYFPNLHEGEDAEAYGIFLSLMRVKMGIMVLAPDREERYEPVYRDALKYHLQTIRHSRLFTSFVPIKTRVYFVETAEQRDAFYGCADFCVPGGTLTGGTVDLAKAIAGGCPLILGPKMPDDAVRQGLLAAGAAVWAQDNAEIVDLAKAWLNDPAAARAAAEKAKTWLGQRGA from the coding sequence ATGGATTGGTGCGAACGTTTTAAGGAGTTCCGGGACCGGAACCGTTGCATAGTGTACTTCCCCAACCTGCACGAGGGCGAAGATGCAGAGGCCTATGGGATTTTTCTCTCCCTGATGCGGGTGAAGATGGGGATCATGGTGCTGGCGCCGGATCGGGAAGAACGCTACGAACCCGTTTATCGGGATGCGCTGAAATACCACCTGCAGACCATTCGCCACAGCCGACTGTTCACCAGCTTCGTGCCCATCAAGACGCGCGTCTACTTTGTGGAAACGGCGGAGCAGCGCGATGCCTTCTACGGTTGTGCGGATTTTTGTGTGCCCGGCGGCACCCTGACGGGCGGCACGGTGGATCTCGCCAAAGCCATCGCGGGTGGTTGTCCCCTCATCCTCGGTCCGAAAATGCCGGATGACGCCGTACGTCAGGGCTTGTTGGCCGCCGGCGCTGCGGTATGGGCGCAGGATAACGCGGAGATTGTCGATCTGGCGAAGGCCTGGCTGAACGATCCGGCAGCGGCCAGGGCGGCAGCGGAGAAGGCGAAGACCTGGTTGGGACAGCGTGGGGCTTAG
- the nth gene encoding endonuclease III: MDPQNIRRCFAALRAAIPEPKTELIYGSPFQLLVAVVLSAQSTDKAVNACTRTLFAVAPNPEAMVSLGEDGIKAHIHRLGLFNAKARHVHALARQLLALHDGEVPADRKALEALPGVGRKTANVVLNTEFGQPTIAVDTHIFRVGNRTGIAPGKTPLAVEQALLAAVPAEYRQDAHHLLILHGRYTCTARRPHCGHCPIFQCCEWPDKHRWAAKSSPGGA; this comes from the coding sequence GTGGACCCACAGAATATTCGTCGCTGTTTTGCAGCCCTGCGCGCCGCCATTCCCGAACCCAAAACCGAGCTGATCTACGGCTCCCCCTTTCAGCTTCTGGTCGCCGTGGTGCTCTCCGCGCAAAGTACGGACAAAGCCGTCAACGCCTGCACCCGGACGCTCTTTGCGGTGGCACCGAATCCCGAGGCGATGGTGTCCCTCGGTGAAGACGGCATCAAGGCCCACATCCATCGTCTGGGACTGTTCAACGCCAAGGCCCGGCATGTGCATGCCCTGGCCCGGCAACTGCTGGCCCTGCATGATGGCGAGGTGCCCGCAGACCGGAAGGCGCTGGAAGCGCTCCCCGGCGTCGGCCGTAAAACCGCCAATGTCGTCCTCAATACCGAGTTCGGGCAACCCACCATTGCGGTGGATACCCACATCTTCCGGGTCGGCAACCGGACCGGCATCGCCCCCGGCAAGACGCCCCTGGCCGTAGAACAGGCCCTGCTCGCGGCGGTGCCCGCCGAATACCGGCAGGACGCCCACCATCTCCTGATCCTCCATGGCCGCTATACCTGCACGGCGAGGCGGCCGCACTGCGGCCACTGCCCGATTTTTCAGTGCTGCGAATGGCCGGACAAGCACCGGTGGGCGGCGAAGTCATCTCCTGGCGGCGCTTAA